The following nucleotide sequence is from Paracrocinitomix mangrovi.
GTTGAGATTATTGTGTCATCCGTTAGACCATTTGAATTAATGCTCGGTAAGATAATAGCTGTTGGTTTAGTGGGGATAACTCAGTTTGCGGGTTGGATTATATTAACCATTCTGATTTTGATAGGGATTCAAGCATTTTTATTGCCTGAAATTGATCCTGCTTCAATACAGGCCATGACTGAAAATGCAATACCTGCTGGAATGGACGGAAATTTAGCAGGCACGAGTAATGAAATTGCAGACTTGATTTATAACGGAATTAATTGGCCGATCATGCTCACATTGTTTGTCGTTTATTTTTTCTGTGGTTACTTACTTTATGCAAGTTTGTTTGCCATGGTAGGAGCTGCTGCAGATTCAGAGGCGGACACACAACAATTAATTATTCCGATAATGATGCCTTTAATGGCTGTCTATTTTATCTCATTTACAATAATTGGAGAACCTGATGGTGCAACTGCCTTGTGGGGATCACAAATTCCATTCTCATCTCCAATAATAATGTTACAAAGAGTGGCAGCCGGTTCAGTTTCTGGATGGGAAGTTATAATCTCCTTGTTATTGCTGATTGCGACTTTCATTTTTACAACATTCTTAGCAGGAAAGGTATACAGAACCGGGATACTAATGTATGGTAAAAAAGCATCCTGGAAAGAAATTATTAAGTGGTTGAGATATTAAATAAAAAGCTACGAAAAGACTCGGCATAATAGATATTGGAACCAATACATTCAATTTATTGATTGTAGATAGCAAACAGAACGGATTTGACCGTATTTACGGTAACAAGATCGGAGTAGGACTCGGCCTTGGAGGTATCAACGAATCTCTAATTGCTGAGGATGCAATGTACAGAGGTATTGAGGCTTTAAAAGAGTTTGTGGGAATCTGTAATGAGCATCAAGTTGAGAAAATTAAAGCTTTTGCCACATCCGCAGTAAGAGATGCCGCTAATCAAAATGATTTTTTGCAACTGATTGAAAAAGAAGTAGGAATTGAAGTGGAGGTAATTTCAGGTCAAAAAGAAGCAGATTTGATATACAAAGGTGTTAAAATTGGATATGATTTTTCGCATCCTGCTTTGATTATGGATATTGGAGGAGGTTCAACTGAATTTATATTTGCTGACAGTACTAAAGTCATTAAATCTCACAGCTTTAACATAGGAACGGCCCGAATTTATCAATTGTTTGAATTCAATGATCCGTACAATGATGATGATGTTCAGAAAGTAATTGCTTATCTTGAAAGCAATACCAAAGGATTTTTTGAGGAGGTAAACACAGATGTCTTGATTGGCGCCAGTGGATCTTTTGAAACATTTTATGCCATATTAAACAAGAGAGAATATCCCGAAAATGAATTTGAAGATCTGCCTGCAGATAAGGTACTTACTAT
It contains:
- a CDS encoding ABC transporter permease, which encodes MSKLGLIISREYSSRVKKKGFVVLTLLVPVLLGIITVALIYITSKDQKHLKVLLSDPDNICGEDIYVGPNENPPATFYFTTENLEQTNFNEREDLKQFDMIIGVKSSVITNKKIAMYYRDKKPNSNAQNYIVTKISGELEEYFAEKEGVSLATYRRINQAYDFELADMKYFNMNEDEIAFEKSKTKRQGVGLFFSVFIFVFLMIYASLVMRSVLEEKTSRVVEIIVSSVRPFELMLGKIIAVGLVGITQFAGWIILTILILIGIQAFLLPEIDPASIQAMTENAIPAGMDGNLAGTSNEIADLIYNGINWPIMLTLFVVYFFCGYLLYASLFAMVGAAADSEADTQQLIIPIMMPLMAVYFISFTIIGEPDGATALWGSQIPFSSPIIMLQRVAAGSVSGWEVIISLLLLIATFIFTTFLAGKVYRTGILMYGKKASWKEIIKWLRY